One Flavobacterium sp. 90 DNA segment encodes these proteins:
- the cas9 gene encoding type II CRISPR RNA-guided endonuclease Cas9 (Cas9, originally named Csn1, is the large, multifunctional signature protein of type II CRISPR/Cas systems. It is well known even to general audiences because its RNA-guided endonuclease activity has made it a popular tool for custom editing of eukaryotic genomes.) yields the protein MAKILGLDLGTNSIGWALIDDKLNKILGIGSRIFPMGVENLGDGDNEISKNASRTGARGVRRQFFRRKLRKKVLLKSLSENNMCPINTKDFEDWKQTKQFPSEKLATWFAMNPYELRQKALKEKLSLEEIGRIFYHLIQRRGFLSNSRKGGSDDGAIFKGNAKEGKIGIDDTLESIEGKTLGSYLYEIYPKENQPFQDGLERIRNRYTTRKMYIDEFELIWEKQSEFHSVLNYDLKTIFGGRKQDNYTEDGILFHQRPLRSQKHLVGNCSFEPSKTKCPISAIPVEMFRIWQWVNTVEYNGKKISEEEKAKLVEQLLSFDKIEFKKLRKAIGKESAEFKFNYKDDDKIVGTHTISNLSNKKFFGKKWFDFSDKEQEDIWHVLYFFDSKSNLKEYAIKNWEFTEEQAIAISKFNVKDGYASLSRKSIGNILPFLKQGYTYDVAVVMGGIKNSFSNKWQNDTVENNQKQLDLVDNVEAIIRSKISGGFIDTIKDLLRKEFQFNEKQLKKLYHHSATIDSLILLEKLPTGKQADKDIQGIRNPIVITALFELRKLVNELIEEHGQLDEIKVEMARDLKISKSQRNKIRRDQKRLERENDRVKKEVEKYVRVSHDNILRFKLWEECKQTCPYTGVVIPVTKLFTGEIQIEHIHPWSRSLNDSFNNKTLCYADENRRKGDKTPFEFYGNDELDWISRKERALKLFSDTKEYPNAYQKFKRFVQQKFDDDFSSRQLNDTRFISKEASSYLTQICKKVNVSPGQMTANLRQKWGLNTVLNDENAKTREDHRHHAIDALVMACGKTNYLQELSKWNRYNRNYDLKDFPMPWETFRFDAEKAVDKILISHKRISNDITIRYTKVEKNGKTYINKGVAARGQLHKETVFGKRNFNGDEAFHVRKSIDSLTTEKQLEKVVDEVIRKLIHKRIQELGGFVKGAIPANTFFIVDESGVKQPQIFLPNKNGNPVPILKVRMKENISGAEKLKDNVNQWVNPRNNHHVLIYKDEKGNLKEEVVTFWTVVERKRKGFPTYQLPADGSKIIATLHINDMFLLGLNEDEINWVIPDYEILRDSLYRVQKLTSGDYFFRKHKSSTITDDDYKQIRGFGEGKTGWFTFNPIKVKISVSGKIFKM from the coding sequence ATGGCAAAGATTTTAGGATTAGATTTAGGAACTAACTCGATAGGTTGGGCATTAATTGACGATAAATTAAATAAAATTTTAGGGATTGGAAGTAGAATTTTTCCAATGGGGGTTGAGAATCTTGGTGATGGCGATAACGAGATATCTAAGAATGCAAGTCGAACAGGAGCAAGAGGAGTTCGACGTCAGTTTTTTAGACGAAAGCTAAGAAAGAAAGTATTACTAAAATCACTTTCAGAAAACAATATGTGTCCAATAAACACCAAAGATTTTGAAGATTGGAAACAAACTAAACAATTCCCTTCTGAAAAATTAGCAACTTGGTTTGCTATGAATCCTTATGAATTGCGTCAAAAAGCATTGAAGGAGAAATTATCTTTAGAAGAAATAGGTCGGATTTTTTATCATTTAATTCAAAGACGAGGATTTTTAAGTAATAGTAGAAAAGGAGGAAGCGATGATGGAGCTATTTTTAAAGGAAATGCTAAAGAAGGAAAAATAGGAATTGATGATACTTTAGAAAGTATTGAAGGAAAAACATTAGGGTCATATTTATATGAGATTTATCCAAAAGAAAATCAACCTTTTCAAGATGGACTAGAAAGAATCAGAAACAGATATACTACTCGTAAAATGTATATTGACGAATTTGAACTGATTTGGGAGAAACAGTCAGAATTTCATTCGGTTTTGAATTATGATTTAAAAACCATTTTTGGAGGTAGAAAACAAGATAATTACACAGAAGACGGTATTTTATTTCATCAAAGACCTTTGCGCTCTCAAAAGCATTTAGTTGGAAACTGTTCTTTTGAACCATCAAAAACTAAATGCCCTATAAGTGCTATTCCTGTAGAAATGTTTAGAATTTGGCAATGGGTTAATACAGTTGAATATAATGGGAAGAAAATCTCTGAAGAAGAAAAAGCTAAATTAGTTGAGCAATTGCTTTCATTTGATAAAATTGAATTTAAAAAACTACGAAAAGCCATCGGGAAAGAAAGTGCAGAATTCAAGTTTAATTATAAAGACGACGATAAAATAGTTGGAACACATACCATTTCTAACTTATCCAATAAAAAGTTTTTTGGTAAAAAATGGTTTGATTTTTCAGATAAAGAGCAAGAAGATATTTGGCATGTCCTGTATTTTTTTGATAGTAAATCAAACCTAAAAGAATATGCCATTAAGAATTGGGAATTTACAGAAGAACAAGCAATTGCTATTTCAAAATTTAATGTAAAAGATGGCTATGCCAGTTTGAGCCGAAAATCTATTGGAAATATTTTGCCTTTTCTAAAGCAAGGATATACGTATGATGTTGCAGTAGTCATGGGTGGAATTAAAAACAGTTTTAGCAATAAATGGCAGAATGATACAGTAGAAAACAATCAAAAACAATTAGATTTAGTTGATAATGTTGAAGCAATTATTAGATCTAAAATTTCGGGTGGATTTATAGATACAATTAAAGATTTACTTCGAAAAGAATTTCAATTTAATGAGAAACAATTAAAGAAGCTTTACCATCATTCTGCAACAATTGATTCTTTAATATTATTAGAAAAACTACCAACAGGGAAACAGGCAGACAAGGATATTCAAGGTATTAGAAATCCAATTGTAATTACAGCTTTATTTGAATTACGAAAATTGGTCAATGAATTAATCGAAGAGCACGGGCAATTGGATGAAATAAAAGTAGAAATGGCTCGTGACCTGAAAATATCCAAGTCGCAACGAAATAAAATCCGCAGAGATCAAAAACGATTGGAGCGAGAAAATGACAGAGTAAAAAAGGAAGTAGAAAAGTACGTAAGAGTTTCTCATGATAACATTCTAAGATTTAAGCTTTGGGAGGAGTGCAAGCAGACCTGTCCTTATACGGGTGTTGTAATTCCAGTTACCAAACTTTTTACGGGAGAAATACAAATAGAGCATATTCATCCCTGGAGTCGTTCGCTAAACGATAGTTTCAATAATAAAACATTGTGTTATGCAGATGAAAATAGACGAAAAGGAGACAAAACACCTTTTGAATTTTATGGAAATGATGAATTGGATTGGATTTCCAGAAAAGAACGAGCTTTAAAATTGTTTTCTGATACTAAGGAATATCCAAATGCCTATCAAAAATTCAAGCGATTTGTACAGCAAAAATTTGACGATGATTTTTCTTCAAGACAATTAAATGATACCCGGTTTATAAGTAAAGAAGCGTCATCTTATTTAACACAAATATGTAAAAAAGTAAATGTTTCTCCAGGTCAAATGACAGCCAACTTACGTCAAAAATGGGGTTTGAATACGGTTTTGAATGATGAAAATGCTAAAACGCGAGAAGATCATCGTCATCATGCCATTGATGCTTTGGTTATGGCTTGTGGGAAGACAAATTATTTACAGGAATTATCAAAATGGAATCGTTATAATAGAAACTACGATTTAAAAGATTTTCCGATGCCTTGGGAAACTTTCCGATTTGATGCTGAAAAAGCGGTCGATAAAATATTGATTTCTCATAAACGTATTTCTAATGATATAACGATTCGATATACTAAAGTAGAGAAAAATGGAAAAACATATATAAATAAAGGAGTTGCAGCACGAGGGCAATTGCATAAGGAAACTGTTTTTGGTAAACGAAATTTTAATGGGGATGAAGCATTTCATGTTAGGAAATCAATTGATAGTTTAACAACCGAGAAACAATTAGAAAAAGTGGTTGATGAAGTTATTAGGAAATTAATTCATAAAAGGATTCAGGAACTTGGTGGATTCGTAAAAGGTGCTATTCCTGCTAACACTTTTTTCATTGTTGATGAAAGCGGAGTCAAACAACCACAAATTTTCTTGCCAAATAAAAACGGTAATCCAGTTCCAATTTTGAAAGTCAGAATGAAAGAAAATATTAGTGGAGCTGAAAAATTAAAAGACAATGTAAATCAATGGGTGAATCCAAGAAATAATCATCACGTACTCATTTATAAAGATGAAAAGGGAAATTTAAAAGAAGAAGTGGTTACATTTTGGACCGTTGTAGAAAGAAAAAGAAAAGGATTTCCAACTTATCAATTGCCAGCAGATGGAAGTAAAATAATTGCCACTTTGCATATTAATGATATGTTTTTATTGGGGTTAAATGAAGATGAGATAAACTGGGTAATTCCCGATTATGAAATTTTAAGAGACAGTTTGTACAGGGTGCAAAAATTAACTTCTGGCGATTATTTTTTTAGAAAGCATAAATCTTCAACAATAACGGATGATGATTACAAACAAATAAGAGGTTTTGGAGAAGGAAAAACAGGATGGTTTACGTTTAATCCGATAAAAGTAAAGATTTCAGTTTCAGGAAAAATTTTCAAAATGTAA